One window of Actinomycetota bacterium genomic DNA carries:
- a CDS encoding segregation/condensation protein A — protein sequence MAYKVSVDAFEGPFDLLLHLVARQRLDVADISMTEVIDQYLAYVDRMKELDLEVASDFLLVAAMLLEIKAARLLPEERAELDEELEDLGPEEARELLVERLLAYKRFKNAAGELSARHEAEARMHPRAAGLEEPFLGLLPDFLEGVTLRSLALICAELESRRDLFLLEAEHVAARPISLEEHVDVVAMRLSREGRVTFAELLVSGASPEEIVVTFLAILELYKRGAAELRQESAFGDIEVVAIDGEAA from the coding sequence GCACCTCGTCGCGCGGCAGCGGCTCGACGTGGCCGACATCTCGATGACCGAGGTGATCGACCAGTACCTCGCGTACGTCGACCGGATGAAGGAGCTCGACCTGGAGGTCGCGAGCGACTTCCTGCTGGTGGCTGCGATGCTGCTCGAGATCAAGGCCGCCCGCCTGCTGCCCGAGGAGCGCGCGGAGCTCGACGAGGAGCTCGAGGACCTCGGCCCCGAGGAGGCGCGCGAGCTGCTCGTGGAGCGGCTGCTGGCCTACAAGCGCTTCAAGAACGCCGCCGGCGAGCTGAGCGCGCGCCACGAGGCGGAGGCGCGCATGCACCCGCGTGCGGCGGGCCTCGAGGAGCCGTTCCTCGGCCTGCTGCCCGACTTCCTCGAAGGCGTGACCCTGCGCTCGCTCGCGCTCATCTGCGCCGAGCTGGAGAGCCGGCGCGACCTGTTCCTGCTGGAGGCCGAGCACGTCGCCGCCCGGCCGATCTCGCTCGAGGAGCACGTGGACGTGGTGGCGATGCGCCTGTCGCGCGAGGGCCGCGTGACCTTCGCGGAGCTGCTGGTGTCGGGGGCGTCGCCGGAGGAGATCGTGGTGACGTTCCTCGCCATACTCGAACTGTACAAGCGCGGTGCCGCGGAACTGCGCCAGGAGAGCGCGTTCGGCGACATCGAGGTGGTCGCGATCGACGGGGAGGCCGCGTGA